A genomic region of Halogeometricum rufum contains the following coding sequences:
- a CDS encoding endonuclease/exonuclease/phosphatase family protein, translated as MTDFDSLSRRETLIGAGTALGATGSLDTLGRVFDADGDDFEQPDGEGTLAACSFNVRYDNPEDDYPWTSRLPRVAEAVDRVDPELLGVQEAQPNQFTDLRETISDYDWYGIGREGGDESEAVPVAWSPDRFDVRERGVFWLSPTPDTPSVGWGAENPRISTWVGLTDVETGADFWFCNTHFSHVDAEARRRSAEIVRERASRRAEDGEMVVVTGDLNSVPTAPPYHVLTGRTGAGPSPVVDGRREAGTASVYGPWGTYHGFTDELEDRIDYVFTPAEADVLQYRTLGIREGAYRSDHLPVVTHFEP; from the coding sequence GTGACGGACTTCGACTCACTCTCACGGCGCGAGACGCTCATCGGCGCCGGCACGGCCCTCGGTGCGACGGGGAGTCTCGACACCCTCGGTCGGGTTTTCGACGCCGACGGCGACGACTTCGAGCAACCCGACGGCGAGGGGACGCTCGCGGCCTGTTCGTTCAACGTCAGGTACGACAACCCGGAGGACGACTACCCGTGGACGTCGCGTCTCCCTCGCGTCGCGGAGGCGGTCGACCGGGTCGACCCCGAACTGCTCGGCGTCCAGGAGGCTCAACCCAACCAGTTCACCGACCTGCGTGAGACGATATCCGACTACGACTGGTATGGCATCGGCCGCGAGGGCGGCGACGAGAGCGAGGCGGTACCCGTCGCCTGGTCGCCGGACCGCTTCGACGTGCGGGAGCGGGGAGTCTTCTGGCTCTCGCCGACTCCCGACACCCCGAGCGTCGGGTGGGGCGCGGAGAACCCCCGCATCTCGACGTGGGTCGGACTGACCGACGTCGAGACGGGCGCGGACTTCTGGTTCTGTAACACCCACTTCTCTCACGTCGACGCGGAGGCTCGCCGCCGGTCGGCCGAAATCGTCCGGGAACGCGCGTCCCGTCGCGCGGAGGACGGCGAGATGGTCGTCGTCACGGGCGACCTCAACTCCGTCCCGACGGCCCCGCCGTACCACGTCCTCACGGGTCGGACGGGCGCCGGGCCGAGTCCAGTCGTCGACGGGCGTCGGGAAGCCGGGACGGCCTCGGTGTACGGTCCGTGGGGTACCTACCACGGCTTCACCGACGAACTGGAGGACAGGATCGACTACGTCTTCACCCCCGCGGAGGCGGACGTCCTCCAGTACCGCACGCTCGGGATTCGAGAGGGGGCGTACCGCTCTGACCACCTGCCGGTCGTCACTCACTTCGAACCGTAA
- the malQ gene encoding 4-alpha-glucanotransferase produces MCHTLIFPAAVETVMRFDRQSGVFAHVTSLPGPHGIGDLGDGARDFVDWLASADQSLWQFCPLGPTASIHGHSPYQSYSAFAGNPLLVDLDALREDGYLTDEDLEPVPDFSPHAVEYDRVAEYKRGRLRTAHERFQSEADAAERESFEAFRERESSWLDGYALFMALRTRYDGAWIEWPQEIRTHDPDTLKRHREELADEIAYREFVQFVFDRQWRDLKAYANDRGVELVGDLPIYVALDSADVWATPEAFDLTEENEPAAVAGVPPNPNDDGQRWGNPLYDWDYLRENDYDWWMDRLDRLFELVDVTRIDHFKGFDEYWAIPANAHSPAAGEWRDAPGADFFEAVEERFGDLPFVVEDLGFLDQSLVDLRDRFQFPGMRVPQYANWCQQGDMYQPMHYPENSVGYTSTHDTNTFVGYYDDLPDQQRDCLHYNIGADGSEIHWSVIDAVWRSNAVIAFTTMQDVLGLGAETRFNTPGTTDGNWGWRVTRDGFDEGVAARLASLTDEHIRN; encoded by the coding sequence GTGTGCCACACGCTTATCTTTCCGGCGGCGGTGGAGACAGTCATGAGATTCGACCGACAGTCAGGCGTCTTCGCGCACGTCACGTCGCTCCCCGGGCCGCACGGTATCGGTGACCTCGGCGACGGCGCCCGCGACTTCGTCGATTGGCTCGCGTCCGCGGACCAGTCGCTCTGGCAGTTCTGTCCCCTCGGCCCCACGGCGTCGATTCACGGCCACTCGCCGTACCAGTCGTACTCGGCGTTCGCGGGCAACCCCTTGCTCGTCGACCTCGACGCCCTCCGCGAGGACGGCTACCTCACCGACGAGGACCTCGAACCGGTGCCCGACTTCTCGCCGCACGCCGTCGAGTACGACCGCGTGGCCGAGTACAAGCGCGGGCGACTCCGCACCGCCCACGAGCGATTCCAGTCCGAGGCCGACGCGGCCGAACGCGAGTCGTTCGAGGCGTTCCGCGAACGCGAGTCGTCGTGGCTCGACGGCTACGCCCTGTTCATGGCGCTTCGCACCCGCTACGACGGCGCGTGGATCGAGTGGCCGCAGGAGATTCGGACGCACGACCCCGACACCCTCAAGCGACACCGCGAGGAACTCGCCGACGAGATAGCCTACCGCGAGTTCGTCCAGTTCGTCTTCGACCGGCAGTGGCGCGACCTGAAGGCGTACGCCAACGACCGCGGCGTCGAACTCGTCGGCGACCTGCCCATCTACGTCGCCCTCGACAGCGCCGACGTGTGGGCCACCCCCGAGGCGTTCGACCTGACCGAGGAGAACGAACCCGCCGCCGTCGCGGGCGTCCCGCCGAACCCCAACGACGACGGGCAACGCTGGGGGAACCCCCTGTACGACTGGGACTACCTGCGCGAGAACGACTACGACTGGTGGATGGACCGACTGGACCGCCTGTTCGAACTCGTCGACGTCACCCGCATCGACCACTTCAAAGGGTTCGACGAGTACTGGGCCATCCCCGCGAACGCCCACTCCCCCGCGGCGGGCGAGTGGCGCGACGCCCCCGGCGCGGACTTCTTCGAGGCCGTCGAGGAACGCTTCGGCGACCTGCCGTTCGTCGTCGAGGACCTCGGGTTCCTCGACCAGTCGCTGGTGGACCTCCGCGACCGGTTCCAGTTCCCCGGCATGCGCGTCCCGCAGTACGCCAACTGGTGCCAGCAGGGAGACATGTACCAGCCGATGCACTACCCCGAGAACAGCGTCGGCTACACCTCGACGCACGACACGAACACGTTCGTCGGCTACTACGACGACCTGCCGGACCAACAGCGAGACTGCCTGCACTACAACATCGGCGCCGACGGCTCCGAGATTCACTGGTCCGTCATCGACGCCGTCTGGCGGTCGAACGCCGTCATCGCGTTCACCACGATGCAGGACGTGCTGGGTCTCGGCGCGGAGACGCGGTTCAACACCCCCGGGACCACCGACGGCAACTGGGGCTGGCGCGTGACGCGAGACGGGTTCGACGAGGGCGTCGCCGCGAGACTGGCGAGTCTGACCGACGAGCACATCCGGAACTGA
- the thrS gene encoding threonine--tRNA ligase, with amino-acid sequence MSEIVVTLPDGSELSVEEGATVEDVAYEIGPGLGSDTVAGVVDGELVDKAAPVHDGAQVVIVTDQSDEYLRVLRHTAAHVFAQALQRLYPEAKLAIGPPTDEGFYYDVTNVDLDADDLAEIEAEMEAIIEEDLPVERELRSREEVLEQYEDNPYKLDILNEEAADEEELSFYVQGEFSDLCKGPHVESTGDVGAVKLLNISSAYWRGDEDNETLTRVYGTAFESEKDLTEYMELRAEAEERDHRKLGQEMDLFSIPEVTGPGLPLYHPNGKRILSELSGFAESLNLDADYEPVETPHLFRTELWKQSGHYDNYVDDMFLLDVNDEEYGLKPMNCPGHATIFDQHSWSYRDLPVRYYEDGKVYRKEQRGELSGLSRVWSFTIDDGHLFCRPEQIEQEIRQVMDSIYEVLETFGLEAHVALATRPEKSVGSDEIWEQSETQLRSVLDNQNIDYDLEPGDGAFYGPKIDFAFEDALGRKWDGPTVQVDFNMPERFDLTYTGEDNEEHRPVMIHRALYGSYERFFMVLIEHFDGKFPLWLAPEQVRILPISDDQLGYAHRVKNELGDFRVSVEDRSWTLGRKIREAQEDNVPYMLVVGENEAESGTVSVRDRQEREEKGVDIEQFRDHVAAEYEEKRLEPDFLAD; translated from the coding sequence ATGAGTGAAATCGTTGTGACGCTCCCCGACGGGTCGGAGTTGTCCGTCGAGGAGGGTGCGACGGTCGAGGACGTCGCCTACGAAATCGGACCGGGACTCGGTTCGGACACCGTCGCGGGCGTCGTGGACGGCGAACTCGTGGACAAGGCCGCTCCGGTCCACGACGGCGCGCAGGTGGTCATCGTCACGGACCAGAGCGACGAGTACCTCCGCGTCCTCCGCCACACCGCCGCACACGTCTTCGCCCAGGCACTCCAGCGTCTGTATCCGGAAGCGAAACTCGCCATCGGCCCGCCGACGGACGAGGGGTTCTACTACGACGTGACGAACGTCGACCTCGACGCCGACGACCTGGCGGAGATAGAGGCGGAGATGGAGGCGATTATCGAGGAGGACCTCCCGGTGGAGCGAGAACTCCGCTCGCGCGAGGAGGTCCTCGAACAGTACGAGGACAACCCGTACAAACTCGACATCCTGAACGAGGAGGCCGCCGACGAGGAGGAACTCTCCTTCTACGTGCAGGGGGAGTTCTCCGACCTCTGCAAGGGACCGCACGTCGAGTCGACGGGCGACGTCGGCGCGGTGAAACTGCTCAACATCTCCTCGGCGTACTGGCGCGGCGACGAGGACAACGAGACGCTGACGCGCGTCTACGGCACGGCGTTCGAGTCCGAGAAGGACCTGACGGAGTACATGGAACTGCGCGCGGAGGCCGAGGAACGCGACCACCGCAAACTCGGACAGGAGATGGACCTGTTCTCCATCCCCGAGGTGACGGGGCCGGGACTCCCCCTCTATCACCCGAACGGCAAGCGCATCCTCTCGGAACTGTCCGGCTTCGCGGAGTCGCTGAACCTCGACGCCGACTACGAACCCGTCGAGACGCCGCACCTGTTCCGCACGGAACTGTGGAAGCAGTCCGGGCACTACGACAACTACGTGGACGACATGTTCCTCCTCGACGTGAACGACGAGGAATATGGACTAAAACCGATGAACTGCCCGGGCCACGCGACCATCTTCGACCAGCACTCGTGGTCGTACCGTGACCTGCCGGTCCGCTACTACGAGGACGGGAAGGTGTACCGGAAGGAACAGCGCGGCGAACTGTCCGGCCTCTCGCGCGTCTGGTCGTTCACCATCGACGACGGCCACCTGTTCTGCCGCCCCGAGCAGATAGAGCAGGAGATTCGACAGGTGATGGACTCCATCTACGAGGTGCTGGAGACGTTCGGCTTGGAGGCGCACGTCGCCCTCGCGACGCGCCCCGAGAAGTCCGTCGGGAGCGACGAGATATGGGAGCAGTCGGAGACGCAGCTCCGGTCGGTCCTCGACAATCAGAACATCGACTACGACCTCGAACCGGGCGACGGCGCGTTCTACGGGCCGAAGATAGACTTCGCGTTCGAGGACGCCCTCGGGCGGAAGTGGGACGGTCCGACGGTGCAGGTGGACTTCAACATGCCCGAGCGGTTCGACCTGACGTACACGGGCGAGGACAACGAGGAACACCGCCCGGTGATGATTCACCGCGCCCTCTACGGCAGTTACGAGCGGTTCTTCATGGTCCTCATCGAGCACTTCGACGGCAAGTTCCCGCTCTGGTTGGCGCCCGAACAGGTTCGCATCCTGCCCATCTCCGACGACCAACTCGGCTACGCCCACCGCGTGAAGAACGAACTCGGGGACTTCCGCGTCTCCGTCGAGGACCGGTCGTGGACGCTCGGCCGGAAGATTCGGGAGGCGCAGGAGGACAACGTGCCGTACATGCTCGTCGTCGGCGAGAACGAGGCGGAGTCCGGCACCGTCTCGGTCCGCGACCGACAGGAACGCGAGGAGAAGGGCGTCGACATCGAGCAGTTCCGCGACCACGTCGCCGCCGAGTACGAGGAGAAGCGCCTCGAACCCGACTTCCTCGCGGACTGA
- a CDS encoding alpha/beta fold hydrolase — protein sequence MDRLDTPRVHRLLASPVGGLFETAPFETLSLRRLPGQFAVRRARAAADVSLGAGPAAFLREADAPPAPHLHDRVEAALAEFAEIRERHEDVAERWEAAFWGDDDSTPDERVALERERRRADAAHARPGDAFGFLVDDHLVPSVAFDVPPPDDARERWAHELAEPERLYGFADSTVTESLPRVSRSKTVFGPGTVEYRLRFATPSLHVGDTAEARVYEPEDAVDELSTVVFFSGLGSLGDRLGYWPEEEAVGRRLARRGYRVVLPDAPWHGRREPLGSYAGEPYLARGPVGHFELYGAAAQEAGVLVEWARSEGAPAVAVGGLSLGGIVALHVAGRCGHWPESMRPDLAAPVAAAGSVTQLLTGSRLVSLLGEDDALTAAGWTGDDLNEFAPLLNPPAKPSLSPERILACYGARDDVAPAASFESLLRRWDVPRRNLVRWDRGHVGTAARLARDDEFQRLLTAELDRLAAANRRAERAAADDGDEDADAAETTT from the coding sequence ATGGACAGACTCGACACACCGCGCGTCCACCGACTCCTCGCGTCGCCCGTCGGCGGCCTGTTCGAGACGGCACCGTTCGAGACGCTCTCGCTCCGCCGTCTCCCGGGACAGTTCGCCGTCCGTCGCGCCCGCGCCGCGGCGGACGTGTCGCTCGGCGCCGGACCGGCGGCCTTCCTCCGCGAGGCCGACGCCCCGCCCGCCCCGCACCTGCACGACCGAGTCGAGGCGGCACTCGCCGAGTTCGCCGAGATTCGCGAGCGCCACGAGGACGTCGCGGAGCGCTGGGAGGCAGCGTTCTGGGGTGACGACGACTCGACGCCGGACGAACGCGTCGCTCTCGAACGCGAACGCCGCCGCGCCGACGCCGCCCACGCCCGGCCGGGCGACGCGTTCGGCTTCCTCGTCGACGACCACCTCGTCCCGTCCGTCGCGTTCGACGTACCGCCCCCGGACGACGCCCGCGAACGCTGGGCGCACGAACTCGCGGAACCCGAACGGCTGTACGGGTTCGCCGACTCCACGGTGACGGAGTCGCTCCCGCGCGTCTCCCGGTCGAAGACCGTGTTCGGTCCGGGCACGGTGGAGTACCGCCTCCGGTTCGCGACGCCGTCGCTCCACGTCGGCGACACCGCCGAGGCGCGGGTGTACGAACCCGAGGACGCCGTCGACGAACTCTCGACGGTGGTCTTCTTCTCCGGCCTCGGTTCGCTCGGCGACAGACTGGGCTACTGGCCCGAGGAGGAGGCCGTCGGCCGCCGCCTCGCCCGGCGGGGCTACCGGGTCGTCCTCCCGGACGCGCCGTGGCACGGCCGCCGCGAACCCCTCGGGTCGTACGCGGGCGAACCCTACCTCGCCCGCGGGCCGGTCGGTCACTTCGAACTCTACGGCGCCGCGGCGCAGGAGGCGGGCGTGCTGGTCGAGTGGGCGCGGAGCGAGGGTGCGCCCGCCGTCGCCGTCGGCGGACTGAGCCTCGGCGGCATCGTCGCCCTCCACGTCGCCGGGCGGTGCGGTCACTGGCCCGAGTCGATGCGCCCGGACCTCGCGGCCCCCGTCGCCGCCGCGGGGTCGGTCACGCAACTCCTCACGGGGTCGCGTCTCGTCTCGTTGCTCGGCGAGGACGACGCCCTCACGGCCGCCGGGTGGACTGGCGACGACCTGAACGAGTTCGCGCCGCTGTTGAACCCGCCCGCGAAGCCGTCTCTGTCGCCCGAACGCATCCTCGCCTGCTACGGCGCGCGCGACGACGTCGCCCCCGCGGCGTCGTTCGAGAGCCTCCTCCGCCGGTGGGACGTACCCCGCCGGAACCTCGTCAGGTGGGACCGCGGCCACGTCGGGACGGCCGCGCGTCTGGCCCGCGACGACGAGTTCCAGCGACTGCTGACCGCGGAACTGGACCGCCTCGCCGCGGCCAACCGGCGGGCCGAACGGGCGGCGGCGGACGACGGCGACGAGGACGCCGACGCGGCGGAGACGACGACGTAG